A genomic stretch from Amycolatopsis sp. 195334CR includes:
- a CDS encoding helix-turn-helix domain-containing protein has translation MDDRLGEGLGTVPRAERPLELDGSLLTMFAADLRELRRKAGSPPYRELARRSHFSSTTLSDAAGGRRLPSLDVTLAYVRACGGDVEQWERQWRAAAAELHTCSPVDDEGDDQPAPYVGLRAYGPDDAAMFFGRERLVDDLVARLARQRFVAVFGPSGSGKSSVLRAGLIPQLGGIVLCFTPGPHPVEECAIHLARVTGDLPGRVHTELAGEPRALHRFVRQALATEPAEAEIVLVVDQFEELFTLCTDKQERERFTTLILTAASVPRSRCRVVLGVRADFYPHCARLPELVEALQDAQVTVGPMAPDELRRAIVQPAVQARCAVENSLLATLVTQAHGQPGALPLFSHALLQTWFRRKGHTLTLAGYQATGAFDGALANTAEAVFTGLDEGGQTIARDLFHRLVTVGEDTEGTKRRIGADELGDDPALADVVAQLVQARLLVQDHGGLELAHEVLIKAWPRLAGWLAEDGDGLRAQRELTEATAAWERHDRHDTALLRGTRLAVLTDWANRASAPNSKERAFLDASVAAEHREQAAKKRSIRQQRRLIAVLTVLLLVAATATIYASNAEKRAVLERNTALALGVTSQVVELSQTSPSLAAQLSLAAYRLAPTPATRDSLIAMSGVTSKAVLQSGAATASAIRGSGQAFLVGDLERDRTILWNKNQDDLSLGDLPGGVEASMSDDGMVATIDRENRVHISDATELKPPTEMAILPGTYGHALVSPNGRLLAAAETIREQTSTASPPIWTLNGTVRIWDLADPRRPHQTGTLNAASLRSFAGSEALATSPHLGPVHPALDSNSLRVLADSKSIKLWKLSATGEPFSATELLPSGSPRVDLYFSSHGKLAVTKKSDYETMTVWDLHDQLQPTQRAPSNIGVRGLTAAHFSKTDQLVALGSAGEVLVQDIRINHTLTRISLPGRQGVVKALAFGDNDRSLVGITSGPGVETYAWRWELDPETAAAAVCKDQKVSIRPAEWEAYFPEVKFQSPCP, from the coding sequence ATGGACGATCGACTCGGGGAGGGGTTGGGGACAGTGCCGCGTGCTGAGCGACCGCTGGAACTGGATGGGTCGTTGCTGACGATGTTCGCCGCTGACCTGCGAGAACTGCGTAGGAAGGCGGGGAGTCCGCCGTATCGGGAGCTGGCTCGGCGATCACATTTCTCCTCCACCACGCTGTCGGACGCGGCGGGAGGGCGCCGTCTGCCCAGCCTCGACGTGACGCTGGCCTACGTCCGGGCGTGCGGCGGCGACGTCGAGCAGTGGGAGCGGCAATGGCGTGCCGCCGCGGCGGAGTTGCACACCTGCAGCCCGGTCGACGATGAAGGCGATGACCAGCCGGCGCCCTACGTCGGGTTGCGCGCGTATGGCCCTGACGACGCCGCGATGTTCTTCGGGCGAGAGCGGCTTGTTGATGATCTGGTGGCGCGGTTGGCGAGGCAGAGATTCGTGGCGGTGTTCGGGCCGTCGGGGTCCGGGAAGTCCTCGGTGTTGCGCGCGGGGCTGATCCCGCAGTTGGGTGGCATCGTCCTCTGTTTCACCCCGGGGCCTCACCCGGTCGAGGAGTGCGCGATCCATCTCGCGCGGGTCACCGGTGACCTTCCCGGGAGAGTGCACACCGAACTGGCTGGTGAGCCGCGCGCCCTGCACCGCTTCGTGCGGCAAGCTCTGGCAACCGAACCAGCCGAAGCCGAGATCGTCCTGGTCGTGGACCAGTTCGAGGAACTGTTCACCCTGTGTACCGACAAGCAGGAACGGGAGCGTTTCACCACCCTCATCCTCACCGCGGCCAGCGTGCCGCGGAGCCGTTGTCGTGTGGTGCTCGGCGTCCGCGCCGACTTCTACCCGCACTGTGCGCGTCTGCCAGAGCTGGTCGAAGCGCTTCAGGATGCCCAGGTCACCGTGGGTCCCATGGCACCGGACGAACTGCGGCGGGCTATCGTCCAACCTGCTGTTCAGGCCCGGTGCGCGGTCGAAAATAGTCTGCTCGCCACGCTGGTAACGCAGGCTCACGGGCAGCCAGGCGCGCTGCCGCTGTTCTCCCACGCTCTGCTGCAGACCTGGTTCCGCCGCAAAGGCCATACCCTCACCTTGGCCGGCTACCAGGCCACGGGCGCATTCGACGGCGCGCTGGCCAACACTGCTGAGGCCGTGTTCACCGGGCTCGATGAAGGTGGGCAAACCATCGCCCGGGACCTGTTCCATCGCCTCGTCACGGTTGGGGAGGACACTGAGGGGACCAAACGCCGAATCGGCGCCGACGAACTCGGCGATGATCCAGCCCTCGCCGACGTCGTCGCCCAGCTGGTCCAGGCACGGCTGTTGGTGCAGGATCATGGCGGTCTCGAACTCGCCCACGAAGTCCTTATCAAGGCATGGCCGCGCCTTGCTGGTTGGCTTGCTGAGGACGGTGACGGGCTGCGCGCCCAGCGCGAACTCACCGAGGCGACGGCGGCATGGGAACGCCACGACCGGCATGACACCGCGCTCTTGCGTGGGACGAGGCTGGCTGTCCTTACCGACTGGGCCAACCGCGCCAGCGCACCCAACAGCAAGGAAAGGGCGTTCCTTGACGCCAGCGTCGCCGCCGAGCATCGCGAGCAGGCGGCGAAAAAGCGATCCATACGCCAGCAACGCCGTCTGATCGCCGTCCTCACGGTGCTCCTGCTCGTCGCGGCGACCGCCACGATATACGCCAGCAACGCCGAGAAGCGGGCGGTTCTCGAGCGCAACACCGCCTTGGCCCTCGGGGTCACCAGTCAAGTCGTGGAATTGAGCCAGACCAGTCCTTCGCTCGCAGCGCAGCTCAGCCTGGCCGCCTACCGGCTTGCGCCAACACCTGCAACTCGCGACAGCTTGATCGCCATGTCCGGAGTAACCAGCAAAGCTGTTCTCCAATCAGGCGCGGCAACCGCCTCAGCCATTCGAGGAAGCGGCCAGGCATTTCTGGTCGGCGACCTCGAACGGGACCGCACTATCTTGTGGAACAAAAACCAGGACGATCTTTCGCTCGGCGACCTGCCTGGCGGCGTTGAAGCAAGCATGAGCGACGACGGAATGGTAGCGACAATCGACCGAGAGAACCGGGTACATATATCAGACGCGACAGAGCTAAAACCTCCGACGGAAATGGCAATCCTGCCCGGTACCTACGGTCATGCGCTGGTAAGCCCTAATGGTCGCCTGCTCGCCGCCGCGGAGACCATCCGCGAGCAAACCTCAACCGCGAGTCCGCCGATATGGACACTCAACGGCACCGTGCGAATCTGGGACCTCGCCGACCCTCGCCGGCCTCATCAAACAGGAACACTGAATGCCGCCAGCCTGCGTTCTTTTGCAGGCAGCGAGGCTCTCGCAACCTCTCCCCATCTCGGCCCCGTGCATCCCGCACTGGATAGCAACTCCCTCCGGGTTTTGGCGGACAGCAAGTCCATCAAGCTATGGAAGTTGTCCGCGACAGGGGAGCCATTTTCGGCCACAGAGCTACTGCCTTCGGGCAGTCCTCGCGTAGATCTATATTTCTCCTCGCACGGCAAACTTGCCGTTACCAAAAAGAGCGACTACGAGACCATGACCGTCTGGGACCTGCACGATCAGCTTCAGCCAACACAGCGGGCGCCCAGCAATATCGGCGTAAGAGGCCTCACTGCAGCTCATTTCAGCAAAACCGACCAACTTGTGGCACTCGGGAGCGCGGGCGAAGTTCTAGTGCAAGACATTAGAATCAACCATACGTTAACAAGAATCAGCCTTCCGGGTCGTCAGGGCGTCGTTAAAGCCTTGGCCTTCGGAGATAACGATCGCAGCCTCGTCGGAATCACGTCGGGGCCAGGAGTCGAAACCTATGCCTGGCGCTGGGAGCTTGATCCCGAGACAGCGGCTGCCGCCGTGTGCAAGGACCAGAAGGTCTCAATACGCCCTGCTGAGTGGGAAGCCTACTTCCCTGAGGTGAAGTTCCAGTCGCCATGTCCTTAG
- a CDS encoding helix-turn-helix domain-containing protein, which produces MRAWEGTLEGLASARARGRGGGRPAKLTQHQLDQAQRMYDAGEDTVAEIAETFHVARSTLYKQLAAHKDGRDCALVVYRNTRPGKVDADTNRRYGETGASEKVQLEADRKWFPIAPARRPRLKAIVYVVNGVVARVRAVDSDPDAWSTDDRGYADVPVTKPLTELQIARRLPTLGLTLGDPRPHVKGKIREYLPL; this is translated from the coding sequence GTGCGAGCGTGGGAAGGCACCCTGGAAGGGCTGGCCTCGGCGCGGGCCCGCGGCCGGGGCGGCGGCCGCCCGGCCAAGCTGACCCAGCACCAGCTCGACCAGGCCCAGCGCATGTACGACGCGGGCGAGGACACCGTCGCCGAGATCGCCGAGACCTTCCACGTGGCCCGCTCCACCCTCTACAAACAGCTGGCCGCCCACAAGGACGGCCGAGACTGCGCGCTGGTCGTCTACCGCAACACCCGGCCCGGCAAGGTCGACGCCGACACCAACCGCCGCTACGGCGAAACCGGCGCCAGCGAGAAAGTGCAGCTGGAGGCCGACCGCAAGTGGTTCCCGATCGCCCCCGCCCGCCGGCCGCGGCTCAAGGCAATCGTCTACGTCGTCAACGGCGTCGTCGCCCGGGTCCGGGCCGTCGACTCCGACCCGGACGCATGGAGCACCGACGACCGCGGCTACGCCGACGTCCCGGTCACCAAACCGCTGACCGAGCTGCAGATCGCCCGGCGGCTGCCGACCCTCGGCCTGACGCTCGGCGACCCGCGCCCGCACGTCAAGGGCAAGATCCGCGAATACCTCCCGCTGTGA
- a CDS encoding helix-turn-helix transcriptional regulator: MDYEIPAGTGMFLQAYAFASNPAVHVRIDGGGWVDFGYGIMPTGIGAPVVDAVDVAVVGPRGELDQALVVASKSWLPHRFRSETGWFSNLKKHLGHRVEVARNALSAAAKALVSTKSDVSSSPASLDEVPRHWGGEQYQRLRNARGLSLLDTAELASDLDSSLPPVTKDHIHRLERGATPRVPQLVERLDAVLGADGRTCTAEVTDIQSAGRFTEVTFPTYWVGPVWVQFLRAGQAENDSATLLWSPWHKRLTISDGVVVTTRRSEPSMPPLRVELASGWRVHAGVGVHPRAVDVNEGWGLISREVGFPVLSYYFSVVEQAMRAPRRDS; encoded by the coding sequence GTGGACTACGAGATCCCGGCTGGGACCGGAATGTTCTTGCAGGCATACGCCTTCGCCAGCAACCCGGCGGTGCACGTGCGGATCGACGGCGGCGGTTGGGTCGACTTCGGCTACGGAATCATGCCGACTGGCATCGGGGCCCCGGTGGTGGACGCGGTCGACGTGGCGGTGGTCGGACCGCGGGGCGAGCTCGACCAGGCGCTCGTGGTGGCCTCGAAGTCGTGGCTGCCGCACCGGTTCCGCAGCGAAACAGGGTGGTTCAGCAACCTGAAGAAGCATCTCGGCCACCGGGTCGAGGTGGCCAGAAACGCGTTGTCGGCCGCCGCGAAGGCGCTGGTGTCCACGAAATCCGACGTCAGCTCCTCGCCCGCGTCGCTGGACGAGGTGCCGCGCCACTGGGGCGGCGAACAGTATCAACGGCTGCGAAACGCCCGTGGCCTGAGCTTGCTCGACACCGCCGAACTCGCCTCCGATCTAGATTCCTCGCTGCCGCCGGTCACAAAAGACCACATCCACCGGCTCGAGCGCGGCGCCACGCCGCGCGTTCCTCAGCTGGTGGAGCGCCTTGACGCGGTGCTCGGCGCGGACGGGCGGACGTGCACGGCCGAGGTCACCGACATCCAGAGCGCCGGGCGGTTCACCGAAGTCACCTTTCCGACGTACTGGGTGGGGCCGGTGTGGGTGCAGTTCCTGCGCGCTGGCCAGGCCGAGAACGACAGCGCGACGCTGCTGTGGAGTCCATGGCACAAACGCCTCACCATCAGCGACGGCGTGGTGGTGACCACCCGACGCTCCGAGCCGTCGATGCCGCCGCTGCGAGTCGAACTGGCGTCGGGATGGCGGGTGCACGCCGGCGTTGGCGTGCACCCGCGGGCAGTGGACGTCAACGAGGGCTGGGGACTGATCAGCCGCGAGGTCGGTTTCCCTGTCCTTTCGTACTACTTCTCCGTGGTGGAACAGGCGATGCGCGCGCCGCGTCGCGACAGCTAG
- a CDS encoding histone deacetylase — MNSTGDDLVWYATYGSNMYAARFGCYLTGGTPPGAARSFPGARDPRPPRASRPLLVDGGIFFATESPVWGGGRAFYDPALPGTAAMRAYLITRAQFSDVAAQEMYRDPGADLDLIGVLTGGRAELGPGRYETLLRLPVPDDGHELAPVLTFTCPWTAGDQPLLAPSAAYLRMLAGGLRETHGWTPQQAGGYLATAPGAAGHWTAEGIAALDLH, encoded by the coding sequence ATGAACAGCACCGGCGACGATCTGGTCTGGTACGCCACCTACGGCTCGAACATGTACGCCGCCCGGTTCGGCTGCTACCTCACCGGCGGCACCCCGCCCGGCGCCGCGCGCAGCTTCCCCGGCGCCCGCGACCCGCGCCCACCGCGCGCGAGCCGCCCGCTGCTGGTGGACGGCGGGATCTTCTTCGCCACCGAATCCCCGGTCTGGGGCGGCGGCCGCGCCTTCTACGACCCCGCCCTGCCCGGCACCGCGGCCATGCGCGCCTACCTGATCACCCGCGCCCAGTTCAGCGACGTCGCCGCCCAGGAGATGTACCGCGACCCCGGTGCTGACCTCGACCTGATCGGCGTGCTCACCGGCGGCCGCGCCGAACTCGGACCCGGCCGCTACGAAACCCTGCTCCGCCTGCCCGTTCCCGACGACGGGCACGAGCTGGCGCCGGTGCTGACCTTCACCTGCCCCTGGACCGCCGGCGACCAGCCACTGCTCGCGCCCTCGGCGGCCTACCTGCGCATGCTCGCCGGCGGCCTGCGCGAAACCCACGGCTGGACCCCGCAGCAAGCCGGGGGCTACCTCGCGACCGCGCCCGGCGCCGCCGGGCACTGGACCGCTGAGGGCATCGCCGCCCTTGACCTGCACTGA
- a CDS encoding sigma-70 family RNA polymerase sigma factor — protein MSAPEPPDTPAATQAGAAGAQPDTARDTEFTAFYRATTRQLVAFLIAQGAALAEAADIAQDTMAKAYQGWHAIEYPRAWAHRVASRALVRHRLDARETPVAEPPEPSPLLRATDAALWERHHDIARALDRLPPRQRQVMAWTIFGFTPTEIADELRMTPGTVRQSLLSARRALSSWLARKDGDQ, from the coding sequence ATGAGCGCCCCCGAGCCACCCGACACACCCGCCGCCACCCAGGCGGGAGCCGCCGGGGCCCAACCCGACACGGCGCGGGACACGGAGTTCACGGCGTTCTACCGCGCGACCACCAGACAGCTGGTCGCCTTCCTGATCGCACAAGGCGCAGCCCTCGCCGAGGCCGCCGACATCGCCCAGGACACGATGGCCAAGGCCTACCAGGGCTGGCATGCCATCGAGTACCCCCGCGCCTGGGCCCACCGGGTGGCCTCCCGCGCCTTGGTCCGCCACAGGCTCGACGCCCGCGAGACCCCGGTCGCCGAGCCTCCCGAGCCCAGCCCGCTGCTGCGCGCCACCGACGCCGCGCTCTGGGAGCGGCACCACGACATCGCCCGCGCCCTGGACAGGCTGCCGCCACGGCAACGACAAGTCATGGCCTGGACCATCTTCGGCTTCACCCCCACCGAGATCGCCGACGAACTGCGCATGACCCCCGGCACCGTCCGCCAGAGCCTGCTGTCAGCCCGCCGAGCCCTCAGCTCCTGGCTCGCCAGAAAGGACGGCGACCAATGA
- a CDS encoding Crp/Fnr family transcriptional regulator — protein sequence MTDKFHQHDIGEQRRLEETVLHLHSLIERLAAHNDRLWHDTPEMKALVVLRNKIAYRGADQSTPAELRAAVERMTDFLQLLERSSLGTPASHRIRRLTSARDVAAILTRAGRPPGEPATADQLTAPSQARRAAEDPRSFTAETGERGAPNGDAATMPDQEALLAHLTDADREYLLARGTRRPFRADEVVIEEGGAPSDHVHVLVSGRVRISSIGEDGHEVLIGLRGPGEMLDDPAATTGHPRTASVRAIEPCTVLQLTGAEFAEALRTRPAIAIAIAKTVAARLRAAQSARIGYAGRRVAMCLTQLAEKHGRTVPDGVIIEAARLQTEIAAQAGVAQRTVARTLRTWRTQGIVATSRRRILVRSMDELRALARSEPNAGATR from the coding sequence ATGACCGACAAGTTCCACCAGCACGACATCGGCGAGCAGCGTCGCCTCGAGGAAACTGTGCTCCACCTCCACAGCCTCATCGAGCGACTGGCAGCGCACAATGACCGCCTCTGGCACGACACGCCGGAGATGAAGGCGCTGGTCGTGCTGCGCAACAAGATCGCTTACCGGGGCGCGGACCAGTCGACACCAGCGGAGCTGCGCGCTGCCGTAGAGCGAATGACCGATTTTCTGCAGCTGCTCGAGAGGTCTTCGCTCGGTACCCCTGCCTCGCACCGGATCCGGCGCCTGACCTCCGCCCGCGATGTCGCCGCCATCCTCACCCGAGCTGGCCGGCCTCCTGGCGAGCCGGCGACCGCCGACCAGCTGACAGCGCCGTCACAAGCCCGCCGCGCGGCTGAAGACCCACGGAGTTTCACCGCTGAGACGGGGGAGCGCGGCGCTCCCAACGGTGACGCTGCCACCATGCCAGACCAGGAGGCGCTGCTGGCCCACCTCACCGACGCCGATCGCGAGTATCTGCTCGCGCGGGGCACGCGGCGCCCGTTCCGCGCCGACGAGGTTGTGATCGAGGAGGGCGGCGCCCCGTCCGACCATGTCCACGTGCTGGTCTCCGGCCGTGTGCGCATTTCCTCGATCGGCGAGGACGGCCACGAGGTGCTCATCGGGCTACGCGGTCCCGGCGAGATGCTGGACGACCCGGCCGCCACCACCGGGCACCCACGGACGGCGTCGGTACGCGCGATCGAACCGTGCACCGTCCTACAGCTAACCGGCGCCGAGTTCGCCGAGGCCCTGCGCACCCGGCCCGCCATCGCCATCGCCATCGCCAAGACGGTCGCCGCGCGGCTGCGTGCCGCCCAGTCAGCACGAATTGGCTACGCAGGCCGCCGCGTGGCCATGTGCCTGACCCAGCTGGCCGAGAAGCACGGCCGGACCGTGCCGGACGGCGTGATCATCGAGGCCGCGCGCTTGCAAACCGAAATCGCCGCGCAGGCCGGTGTGGCGCAGCGGACCGTCGCGCGGACGCTGAGAACGTGGCGCACGCAAGGCATCGTCGCGACCAGCCGCCGCCGGATCCTCGTGCGCAGCATGGACGAGCTGCGCGCACTCGCTCGTTCTGAGCCAAACGCGGGAGCAACACGGTGA